The following coding sequences lie in one Silvanigrella aquatica genomic window:
- a CDS encoding fibronectin type III domain-containing protein, with the protein MWYRAKLWIFFHIVAILVLILGCNYNPLGGNNSHVEQGNAPFLSTPAPFLINGILATSNVVYLTWNTSLKADDYTVVYGTSSGNYTNTAANCAAFQGNSCTISNLVNGTPYYFNVIARNLFGTTQASNEVTVTPNIFTIIVKPSSGTALIVWPDIGGGLASTNYTLQYGTSPTTISNSISGISSPYLLTGLTDGLTYYFQIIASSPAGTALSNIVSALVISPPQAPTFVGTPGVASSGITLNWNAATGSGTIRYTLYHSANQTGPFDSIPTCANLSVLTCLDPRSNLIGGQVYYYYVIATNEGGNSPQSSPASALSYPSVPGGLSVTAATSASNMLSWQPSLGNGNVTYTIYRSTLTPVSLAAGNIVGSVTSTPTTPLFNYTDSSSFIENTNYYYTVTASNLSGTSVNSDTVNIISALSTVPSSLNASSISSNGLSLGWTFAPAGSAPVTFNVYRSNSAITTWNDPVCSNCSNPFVDSGLSENTNYYYMVEAINQRPNAVSVQSITYSATTALFYAPQLYSASTLSSSSISLNWTAVNGNGTVTYDVYRSTSGNTGTFTTKINTLPLTSTSLTDTGLSENTTYWYIIKANNYTPANILVSTLSSSSISATTFINTASTITTTATTVTSNSMTFSWSAALNNTAGVYYAIFRSTDGVSYTQINNSIITTTSYTDSGLTENSNYYYKVYSYNGVKGQPLIISAAQMFTTQIVTAPTLVIDSVSTNSVNLQWNKSIGNASVSYNVYRSLASNVSSSSTVICTNLVSSVNSCLDTNSVSASQTYYYIVTAKNSVNTVVSLSISVVTLPNIPSVPTVTAVDGNVTIIWPQSASPGNASLIKYVVSRSRTIGGIYTTVSNCDNISDNNGGICIDSGVAVDGFPYYYTVSASTQVGQVVTPSTAVSITPIIPISNISTLISGTTATITWTGGTTAAVGTTINVYYSQTQGAPVSGKSVACSNVTTTCSFTGVLGNNYYFTMQANNNLTGIAKTTSYEFLGVFHPVTDLITATAGTGRVTLSWLPVVNATSYSIYFGTSPNPFSTGSVGCTVSPINPDPTTYSCIISGLTNGTQYYFDIFITKSVGGNFIGTDVTATPIGSFDFSVSPVDTQSATLSLIPPLGAVTLNIAYGSSSNNYTTKTITIPATTTFPYTITGLSAGATYYFMVTALSAASSVNANSEQLLVMYIGAPTGLAVSNITSSSMLLSWNIITGNPTATYNLYSSTQDNLTACDTNTSLVPICSVLSTASPNSSCAVNSLLENTNYYYVAAAANANGKLSTCSASKMAVTQLATVPTLSAANVTSNSIDINWPQSSGNGTVNYSLYYATSLPLGSSSFTNLNISPTVQYSYSHKNLSENTIYYYYLSASNLSPSTVTTANNSLAFSATTDIVTPPTLAATVGSHSTINLSWVRSALWGAGAVNYSLYRSLTGADGSWTSAITTITNSTSSPVTYQDTGLSENTIYFYKLVSNNGNKANLTSFTSATTQLNTSPTFSTLNTSTDVTESTIKLSWNPPASWGSNLSNIKYTLYYAEGNAAPYTWNIVNTTPTAATTLTVNTLTQNTIYSFQVRATNDNINYVSSTPLSVTTDLSLTPTFNLTFGTVTANSVVLNWAPNPAPGVGGSTVTYNVYRSTTGAVNTWLPVSNCTNTNIYTCTDLAGLIENTQYFYKVTANNGGATTLVATNNVTTLLATVPILNLSSISPVTATSATLTWSAANGNQTVTYKVYRSTSLPVSTAGAFIHTTTDPSQNTYTDSALTAGSNYYYVVTINNSKNTLTSLPLSIVTLPAQANTPNVSAVGGAVAITWNQNTGTAAFSYLVQRSTTIGTGYETVGTCASVSGTGSTLTCSDVVTVVDGVTTYYYTITAMANGAMGVASAAASVKPILPVDISSINASSTATAINISWTNTTGASSYVVKASTTQMGSATGTATTCTSSGCSLTVGNSPIGALNTTTYFTIIASNGSNATSFSQEFSVTPIPAPVLSVTVTNSQELTVNWSVIANATDYKIYYSTTQGQALSGGVFKDCLLVTSCAIQNLTSGTTYYFALVATRSSGGNLQSTEYTGIPIQSFSLFSVLQNAVNNTTVLDVKWNTTLGATTYVIAYGTTSTSINLGNTEVTAITGSSTQTSSISLLAPGTLYYIKVTAKNANGTLAANAVFSNVTYPVAPKSLNASGVNYNSATLNWQNNYNNVNLTYVVYRSTTNNFTISSSTVQACNASSSSTSLTILSCIDNSSNSSDSSSLTENTLYYYRIVTMLNNVTINSGLATSSGSLSSAPSAVYSFTSALNPSDTITLQSINSTDTTADITWTYDVGTENLNYVVYQSTSTNPITSGKIITCGTGSTTFPSSPSTTNVCNVSGLSQNSIYYFAIVATNNAPSDSVSVTLDNISVTTQLTLIKPAFTVSISSISDTSVKLSWQFNIGNQNVNFTIMQGINPVNISQLGGDCSLSDAAPSLVTQTCTINSLTQNTKYSFQIKANTIAVSSYSYSNTVNPTTQFTAATSGLLSSISATKITDTAITLSWSFAIGGNYIGNAPVTFSVNFTGSNSPVNGCSGLSTTSPTTALSCTVTGLTQNTTYSFTISASNTAPSTLTYSPVSFTTNFNSGNNVTLQTVVSSGPQVTLTFSANYGSANIIYSITQNNTIITPSCNSSTALTTGVPPTTTVICIINGLTENSNFNYTVTATNLNNSNITSATASLITNPITAPIISSITLATTTSLTISWNSYSYGDNKNIIFNVYAALSPTIPTTSSSLFCTVTSTAVSLKTSCAGPSSGGISLTLGNTYNFIVVATNQSGDTAASTGVSLTSNSMSFLFNYPQIINSPTGNPTLTNTGGAVGTSVTYTGTLGNWNDSSNCTYQFYSNNNPITAASGTITSSSIPPTYVTTNSCQIISFSVTCKNLLSPTLSGTTVFNKPASTNVINGVDTNAIFSNYYGRVGSYVNTNWSTQFLGFLNSLLNNGIPLPDYMYAMRNTQNATSGTALYDLYCSEHNAAGVNFAFSDARGIKNPITTSPIASVSSVFTSGNPSSIVAITRTPATNSSLNGVSNYFGYNNSANSVYLNPSYINVTPNVLSCSLVAGMNDFWGVSLGSNSFNYLLNSCNTSNSSNTTLNGNWNIGKYSGTNSDGLNEYMAFAAAWTSTALTQTQLNQVKQAYYPTLGQGLQTYLYSASWDRSTLQRCVIDTVTGALGICKQMSLSGLNSPSTAIINYNTTNNSYTMYIANFVSSNIVKCPVDLTNGSIGTCTTAVSSPSITNPHGLSIFNGNAYVMGYNGPVKMYQCPLNSTTGAFGTCNSITIANNGLQGSFIYPTGSTNYLYNVTSGGIVWDCPIAANGTLSTCTRTGTTDATGTGGNYVTLSNSRSIYIINLNGTNYGYISDSTTNTVIKCTVNSSGYFTLCATAQTGFNNARGIAIYISTNGNINLYVANRSANTISVCPITASNGNIGTCSVTNGSSAGFDFPESLFIQNY; encoded by the coding sequence TTGTGGTATAGGGCGAAATTGTGGATATTTTTTCACATAGTCGCAATTTTAGTATTAATATTAGGATGCAATTACAACCCACTCGGAGGGAATAACTCTCATGTCGAGCAGGGTAATGCTCCTTTTTTAAGTACGCCGGCACCTTTTTTAATTAATGGAATTTTAGCAACTAGTAATGTTGTTTATTTAACTTGGAACACCTCCTTGAAAGCGGATGATTATACCGTTGTTTATGGAACTTCATCAGGAAATTATACGAATACAGCTGCAAATTGTGCCGCTTTCCAAGGGAATTCATGTACAATATCGAATTTAGTCAATGGAACACCTTATTATTTTAATGTCATTGCAAGAAATTTATTTGGTACTACGCAAGCATCCAATGAAGTTACTGTGACTCCAAATATTTTTACCATTATTGTAAAACCCAGTTCAGGAACAGCTTTAATTGTGTGGCCCGATATTGGTGGAGGGTTGGCAAGTACGAATTATACATTGCAATATGGAACTTCGCCCACAACAATTTCAAATTCTATATCTGGTATCAGCAGTCCTTATTTATTAACAGGTTTAACAGATGGTTTAACCTATTATTTTCAAATTATTGCAAGCAGTCCAGCGGGCACAGCATTAAGTAACATAGTTTCTGCTTTGGTTATTAGCCCACCACAAGCGCCGACTTTTGTAGGTACTCCCGGTGTGGCATCGTCAGGAATCACATTAAATTGGAATGCGGCAACGGGTTCAGGAACAATTCGATACACATTGTATCATAGTGCAAACCAAACGGGTCCTTTTGATTCTATTCCCACTTGTGCAAATTTAAGCGTGTTAACTTGTTTGGATCCGCGATCAAATTTAATAGGGGGACAAGTCTATTATTATTATGTTATTGCAACAAATGAAGGTGGAAACTCGCCTCAATCTTCACCTGCTTCCGCATTGTCTTATCCCTCGGTTCCGGGAGGATTGAGCGTAACAGCGGCGACCTCTGCGAGTAACATGCTGAGTTGGCAGCCTTCACTTGGCAATGGAAATGTGACTTATACAATTTATCGATCGACTTTGACTCCTGTTTCCTTAGCAGCAGGTAACATTGTAGGCAGTGTGACTTCTACGCCAACAACACCTCTTTTTAATTATACCGATAGCAGTTCTTTTATTGAAAATACAAATTACTATTATACAGTAACTGCAAGTAATTTAAGTGGAACATCTGTAAATTCTGATACCGTAAATATTATTTCTGCATTATCTACTGTGCCATCAAGTTTAAATGCTTCATCAATTTCATCAAATGGATTATCATTAGGTTGGACTTTTGCGCCCGCAGGTTCAGCGCCTGTGACTTTTAATGTTTATAGATCAAATAGTGCAATAACAACTTGGAATGATCCTGTTTGTTCGAATTGTAGCAATCCTTTTGTCGATTCCGGTTTATCAGAAAATACAAATTATTATTATATGGTCGAAGCAATCAATCAAAGACCTAATGCCGTTTCAGTGCAGTCAATTACTTATTCAGCAACAACGGCACTTTTTTATGCTCCTCAATTATATTCCGCAAGTACATTATCATCAAGTTCCATTTCTTTAAATTGGACAGCGGTTAATGGTAATGGAACAGTAACTTACGATGTATACCGTTCAACTTCGGGAAATACAGGTACATTTACAACAAAAATAAACACTTTACCATTAACTTCAACCTCATTAACAGATACGGGTTTATCAGAAAATACGACATACTGGTATATAATTAAAGCAAATAATTATACGCCAGCAAATATTTTAGTATCAACACTAAGTTCAAGTTCCATAAGTGCAACAACATTTATTAATACAGCATCAACTATAACGACAACGGCGACAACTGTTACTTCTAACTCAATGACTTTTAGTTGGTCTGCTGCATTAAATAATACCGCTGGTGTTTATTATGCAATTTTTCGTTCCACAGATGGTGTTTCTTATACACAGATTAATAATTCTATTATAACGACAACAAGTTATACGGATTCGGGTCTTACAGAAAATTCAAATTATTATTACAAGGTTTATTCCTACAATGGAGTTAAGGGGCAGCCCTTAATAATTTCGGCAGCTCAAATGTTTACCACGCAAATTGTGACTGCTCCCACATTAGTAATAGATTCTGTTTCCACGAATTCAGTTAACTTACAGTGGAATAAATCCATTGGAAATGCTTCTGTTTCTTATAATGTTTATCGTTCTTTAGCATCTAATGTGAGTTCATCGAGTACAGTGATTTGTACAAACTTAGTTTCGTCAGTAAATTCGTGTTTAGATACAAATTCAGTTAGTGCAAGTCAAACTTATTATTATATTGTTACAGCAAAAAATTCAGTAAATACAGTTGTTTCTTTAAGTATTTCTGTAGTTACTTTACCAAATATTCCATCTGTACCTACGGTAACAGCAGTGGACGGAAACGTAACAATTATTTGGCCACAAAGTGCATCTCCAGGAAACGCTTCGTTAATTAAATATGTCGTCAGTCGGTCGCGCACGATAGGTGGAATTTACACTACCGTGAGCAATTGCGATAATATCAGCGATAATAATGGAGGAATTTGTATAGATAGCGGAGTTGCCGTTGATGGTTTTCCGTATTATTACACAGTTTCTGCATCCACACAGGTCGGGCAAGTTGTCACGCCGAGTACAGCCGTCTCCATAACTCCTATTATTCCTATTTCCAATATTAGTACATTGATATCAGGAACAACTGCAACAATAACTTGGACAGGGGGAACAACAGCAGCTGTAGGAACAACGATTAATGTTTATTATTCTCAAACTCAAGGAGCGCCTGTAAGTGGCAAGAGTGTTGCATGTTCTAACGTAACAACAACTTGTAGCTTTACGGGTGTACTAGGAAATAACTATTATTTTACAATGCAAGCTAATAATAATTTAACAGGAATTGCAAAAACAACTTCATATGAATTTTTAGGTGTTTTTCATCCTGTTACCGATTTAATCACCGCCACAGCGGGCACAGGTCGTGTTACTTTAAGTTGGCTTCCTGTAGTAAATGCAACTTCTTATTCTATTTATTTTGGTACATCTCCAAATCCCTTTTCCACAGGAAGTGTTGGGTGTACAGTTTCGCCTATAAATCCAGATCCCACAACTTATTCTTGTATTATTTCAGGATTAACAAATGGCACGCAGTATTATTTTGATATTTTTATTACAAAATCTGTAGGGGGGAATTTTATAGGAACTGATGTTACTGCAACACCCATTGGCAGTTTTGATTTTTCAGTGAGTCCAGTTGATACTCAAAGTGCTACTCTTTCTTTAATACCACCTTTAGGTGCTGTTACTTTAAATATTGCTTATGGTTCCAGTTCAAATAATTATACAACAAAGACAATTACCATTCCTGCAACTACGACATTTCCATATACCATCACGGGCTTGTCAGCAGGGGCAACCTACTACTTTATGGTTACAGCATTGAGCGCGGCTAGTAGCGTAAATGCAAATAGTGAACAATTATTGGTAATGTATATTGGAGCTCCAACGGGTTTAGCAGTATCAAATATCACATCAAGTTCGATGCTTTTATCATGGAATATTATTACAGGAAACCCAACGGCAACATATAATTTATATAGTTCAACTCAAGATAATTTAACTGCATGCGATACGAATACGTCATTAGTACCCATTTGTTCCGTGCTTTCAACGGCTTCTCCTAATTCGAGCTGTGCTGTGAATAGTTTACTCGAAAATACAAATTATTATTATGTTGCTGCTGCTGCGAATGCAAATGGAAAGTTATCAACGTGTTCTGCCTCAAAAATGGCTGTGACTCAATTGGCTACAGTTCCTACTTTAAGTGCTGCAAATGTGACTTCAAACTCCATTGATATTAATTGGCCGCAATCTTCTGGAAATGGCACTGTCAATTATTCACTCTATTATGCGACGAGTCTTCCTTTAGGAAGCAGTTCATTTACTAATTTAAATATTTCACCTACGGTGCAATACAGTTATTCCCATAAAAATTTAAGTGAAAATACGATTTATTATTATTATTTAAGTGCAAGTAATTTATCTCCATCAACAGTTACTACGGCAAATAATTCTTTAGCCTTTTCTGCTACGACGGATATTGTAACACCACCCACATTGGCAGCAACTGTTGGAAGTCATTCAACTATTAACTTATCTTGGGTGCGATCCGCATTATGGGGGGCTGGAGCGGTTAATTATTCTTTATATAGATCTCTAACAGGAGCAGATGGAAGTTGGACTTCGGCAATTACAACTATTACAAATTCTACTAGCAGTCCTGTTACTTATCAAGATACGGGTTTGTCAGAAAATACTATTTATTTTTATAAATTAGTTTCTAATAATGGAAATAAAGCAAATTTAACTTCATTCACAAGTGCAACAACTCAATTAAACACAAGCCCTACTTTTTCAACTCTAAATACTTCTACAGATGTTACAGAAAGTACTATAAAATTGTCATGGAATCCACCTGCGAGTTGGGGAAGTAATTTATCAAATATTAAATATACCCTTTATTATGCTGAGGGCAATGCAGCGCCTTATACTTGGAATATTGTAAATACAACTCCTACAGCAGCAACAACATTAACTGTAAATACATTAACGCAAAATACAATTTATTCTTTTCAGGTGCGTGCGACTAATGATAATATTAATTATGTATCCTCAACTCCTTTATCAGTAACCACAGATTTGTCTTTGACGCCCACCTTCAATTTAACTTTTGGAACTGTAACAGCAAATTCTGTTGTTTTAAATTGGGCGCCGAATCCTGCGCCTGGAGTGGGTGGCAGTACCGTTACGTATAATGTGTATCGATCGACTACCGGTGCCGTCAATACATGGCTTCCTGTCTCTAATTGTACAAATACGAATATTTATACTTGTACAGATTTAGCTGGTTTAATTGAAAATACACAATATTTTTATAAAGTAACAGCTAATAATGGGGGAGCAACAACACTCGTTGCAACAAATAATGTAACAACTTTATTAGCAACTGTTCCAATTTTGAATTTAAGTTCGATAAGTCCAGTTACGGCAACAAGTGCTACGCTTACGTGGAGCGCTGCTAATGGAAATCAGACAGTGACTTATAAAGTTTATCGTAGTACTTCCTTACCAGTCAGTACGGCGGGAGCATTCATTCATACAACCACGGATCCAAGTCAAAACACTTATACCGATTCTGCTTTAACAGCTGGTAGCAATTATTATTATGTAGTTACAATAAATAATTCAAAAAACACATTAACCTCACTTCCACTCTCGATTGTTACCTTACCAGCCCAGGCAAATACTCCCAATGTTTCGGCAGTAGGCGGAGCTGTGGCAATAACTTGGAATCAAAATACAGGTACAGCCGCCTTTAGTTACTTAGTGCAAAGATCGACGACAATTGGAACGGGTTATGAAACTGTCGGGACTTGTGCTTCAGTATCAGGAACAGGTTCTACATTAACCTGCTCGGATGTTGTTACAGTAGTGGATGGAGTGACGACATATTATTACACAATAACGGCAATGGCGAATGGTGCCATGGGAGTCGCAAGTGCGGCTGCTAGTGTAAAGCCTATTTTGCCTGTAGATATTTCTTCAATTAATGCATCAAGTACAGCAACGGCAATAAATATATCTTGGACAAATACTACGGGAGCATCATCTTATGTTGTAAAAGCATCTACAACTCAAATGGGATCTGCAACGGGTACAGCGACAACGTGCACGTCGAGCGGTTGTTCCTTAACAGTAGGTAATAGTCCTATTGGTGCTTTAAATACAACGACATATTTTACAATTATTGCGTCAAATGGATCCAATGCAACTTCTTTTTCACAAGAGTTTTCAGTGACTCCCATTCCTGCGCCTGTATTAAGTGTTACGGTAACAAACTCTCAAGAATTAACTGTGAATTGGTCCGTCATTGCAAATGCGACGGATTATAAAATTTATTATTCAACGACACAAGGTCAAGCCCTAAGTGGGGGTGTATTTAAAGACTGTTTACTTGTAACATCATGCGCTATTCAAAACCTAACAAGTGGTACAACATATTATTTTGCTTTAGTGGCAACACGTAGTAGTGGAGGCAATTTACAGAGTACTGAATATACAGGCATTCCCATTCAAAGTTTTTCACTTTTTTCAGTGCTTCAAAATGCAGTAAATAATACAACTGTATTAGATGTGAAATGGAATACAACATTAGGGGCGACAACTTATGTGATTGCTTATGGAACAACATCTACAAGCATTAATTTAGGAAATACTGAAGTCACTGCTATAACTGGATCTTCAACTCAAACCAGTTCGATAAGTTTACTAGCTCCTGGTACCTTATATTATATTAAAGTGACTGCTAAAAATGCGAATGGTACGTTAGCTGCAAATGCTGTTTTTTCGAATGTGACATATCCCGTTGCGCCAAAGTCATTAAATGCATCAGGGGTTAATTATAACTCAGCAACATTAAATTGGCAAAATAACTATAATAATGTGAATTTAACCTATGTTGTTTATCGTTCAACTACAAATAATTTTACAATTTCTTCTTCAACGGTTCAGGCATGTAATGCATCTTCTTCCTCTACATCACTTACAATTCTTTCTTGTATAGACAATAGTTCAAATAGCAGTGACAGCAGTTCTCTAACAGAGAATACACTATATTATTATAGAATTGTTACTATGCTAAATAATGTTACAATAAATTCAGGTTTAGCAACATCAAGTGGTTCATTGTCTTCTGCTCCATCGGCTGTTTATTCATTTACGTCCGCATTAAACCCGAGCGATACGATAACTCTTCAAAGTATAAATTCAACAGATACAACTGCTGATATAACTTGGACTTATGATGTGGGTACAGAGAATTTAAATTATGTGGTGTATCAGTCTACCTCTACAAATCCAATCACATCTGGAAAAATAATTACTTGTGGAACGGGTTCAACAACATTTCCTTCTTCCCCTTCAACAACAAATGTTTGTAATGTATCTGGTTTATCGCAAAATTCAATTTATTATTTTGCAATAGTAGCAACAAATAATGCTCCTTCAGATTCGGTATCTGTTACTTTAGATAATATCTCTGTTACTACGCAACTGACATTGATAAAACCTGCATTTACAGTGTCAATTTCTTCTATAAGTGACACATCTGTAAAATTATCTTGGCAATTTAATATTGGGAATCAAAATGTCAATTTTACTATTATGCAAGGGATTAATCCTGTAAATATATCACAATTAGGAGGAGATTGTTCTTTAAGTGATGCGGCTCCTTCATTGGTAACTCAAACCTGTACGATAAATAGTTTAACTCAAAATACAAAATATAGCTTTCAGATTAAAGCAAATACGATTGCTGTTTCTTCATATTCTTATTCTAATACAGTCAATCCAACTACTCAATTTACAGCGGCAACAAGTGGTTTATTAAGTTCTATATCAGCTACAAAAATTACGGATACTGCTATAACTTTGAGTTGGAGTTTTGCAATTGGGGGAAATTATATAGGAAATGCACCAGTTACTTTTTCAGTAAATTTTACAGGCTCAAATTCTCCTGTGAATGGTTGTAGTGGTTTATCAACTACATCACCTACGACTGCTTTAAGTTGTACAGTAACTGGACTCACTCAAAATACAACTTATTCTTTTACAATAAGCGCCTCTAATACAGCGCCATCAACGCTTACATATTCACCCGTTTCTTTTACGACAAACTTTAATTCTGGTAACAATGTTACATTACAGACTGTAGTGTCTTCTGGGCCGCAAGTGACATTAACATTTAGTGCAAATTATGGATCTGCAAATATTATTTATAGTATAACTCAAAATAATACGATTATCACTCCTTCATGTAATTCATCAACTGCGCTCACGACAGGAGTTCCTCCAACAACAACAGTTATTTGTATTATTAATGGATTAACTGAAAATTCAAATTTTAATTATACGGTAACAGCAACTAATTTAAATAATTCTAATATAACCTCTGCGACGGCTAGTTTAATAACAAATCCGATTACAGCACCTATAATTTCATCGATAACTCTAGCTACGACAACCTCTTTGACAATTTCTTGGAATAGTTATTCTTATGGAGATAATAAAAATATTATATTTAATGTATATGCCGCTTTATCTCCAACTATACCGACAACATCTTCCTCTTTATTTTGTACTGTAACTTCTACAGCAGTCAGTCTTAAAACTTCATGCGCAGGTCCCTCTTCGGGTGGAATTTCGCTTACATTGGGTAATACATATAATTTTATTGTGGTTGCAACAAATCAATCGGGAGATACTGCGGCAAGCACAGGCGTTTCTTTAACAAGTAATTCAATGTCGTTTTTATTTAATTATCCTCAAATAATTAATTCTCCAACGGGAAATCCAACTCTCACAAATACGGGGGGAGCAGTGGGAACTTCTGTTACTTATACGGGAACGCTAGGAAATTGGAATGATTCTAGTAATTGTACTTATCAGTTTTATTCTAATAATAATCCAATAACTGCTGCCAGTGGAACAATAACATCAAGTTCAATACCTCCCACTTACGTAACAACAAATTCTTGTCAAATTATATCTTTCAGTGTGACGTGTAAAAATTTATTATCTCCAACTCTCAGTGGCACAACAGTATTTAATAAACCAGCCTCTACAAATGTCATAAATGGGGTTGATACAAATGCAATATTTTCTAATTATTATGGTAGGGTTGGATCATATGTAAATACAAATTGGTCTACACAATTTCTTGGTTTTTTAAATTCACTTCTTAATAATGGAATTCCTTTACCAGATTATATGTATGCGATGCGCAATACACAAAACGCAACTTCAGGAACCGCATTGTATGACTTATATTGTTCTGAACATAATGCGGCTGGTGTCAATTTCGCTTTTTCGGATGCGAGAGGTATTAAAAATCCAATTACAACATCTCCTATCGCTTCGGTTTCTTCTGTATTTACTTCGGGAAATCCATCTTCAATTGTTGCAATTACAAGAACTCCGGCAACAAATTCCTCACTTAATGGTGTTTCAAATTATTTTGGATATAATAATTCGGCAAATTCTGTTTACTTAAATCCCAGTTATATTAATGTCACTCCGAACGTTCTCTCTTGTTCCTTAGTTGCTGGAATGAATGATTTTTGGGGAGTTTCATTAGGGAGTAATTCATTTAATTATTTATTAAATTCATGTAACACATCAAATAGTAGTAATACAACTTTAAATGGTAACTGGAATATTGGCAAATATTCAGGAACAAATAGTGATGGTTTAAATGAATATATGGCTTTTGCCGCTGCGTGGACATCAACAGCTTTAACGCAAACTCAATTAAATCAAGTAAAGCAAGCATATTATCCGACTTTAGGTCAAGGTCTTCAAACTTATTTATATTCAGCGAGTTGGGATAGAAGTACCCTACAACGATGTGTTATTGACACTGTAACAGGGGCTTTAGGAATATGTAAACAAATGTCTTTAAGTGGACTGAATAGCCCTTCTACTGCAATTATTAATTATAACACTACAAATAATAGCTACACAATGTATATTGCAAACTTTGTTAGCAGTAATATAGTTAAATGTCCTGTGGATCTTACAAATGGTTCAATAGGAACCTGCACAACAGCTGTATCTTCACCCTCTATTACAAACCCACATGGGCTCAGTATTTTTAATGGAAATGCTTATGTAATGGGCTATAATGGTCCTGTTAAAATGTATCAATGTCCTTTGAATTCAACTACGGGCGCATTTGGAACTTGTAATTCAATTACTATAGCAAATAATGGATTACAAGGTTCTTTTATTTATCCAACAGGGTCTACTAATTATCTTTATAATGTGACATCAGGAGGTATTGTTTGGGACTGTCCTATTGCGGCAAATGGTACTTTAAGCACTTGCACAAGAACAGGAACGACTGATGCTACAGGTACCGGAGGAAATTATGTTACTTTATCAAATTCTCGAAGTATTTATATTATTAATTTAAACGGAACAAATTATGGTTATATTTCAGATTCTACTACAAATACGGTAATTAAATGTACTGTAAATAGCAGTGGCTATTTTACACTATGTGCAACGGCGCAAACTGGATTTAATAATGCGAGAGGTATTGCAATTTATATTAGCACAAATGGCAATATTAATCTTTACGTAGCTAATAGGTCAGCAAATACAATATCGGTTTGTCCTATTACGGCTTCAAATGGTAATATTGGAACGTGTAGTGTTACTAATGGCTCTTCTGCAGGGTTTGATTTTCCTGAATCATTATTTATACAAAACTATTAA
- a CDS encoding MIP/aquaporin family protein produces MMRDILLGEFLGCAFLILFGGGVVANNLLTKSKGNNVGWLAISAGWGFAVMGGVFVAKSAGSIQADLNPAVTLAKFLLGGIYSVSEIFPIMFAQITGCFLGAILVWLTYLPHWKETEDPSLKLAVFSTGPAIRHSPSNLMAEVIGTTILVFGIGAIFGKATNNGEISPAMGPYLVGLLVWAIGLSLGGATGYAINPARDLGPRIAHALLPIAGKGKSDWKYSWIPVLGPVMGGVLGAFLCKMFL; encoded by the coding sequence ATGATGCGTGATATTTTGCTCGGCGAATTTTTAGGTTGTGCCTTTTTAATTTTATTTGGTGGTGGAGTTGTTGCAAATAATCTTTTAACCAAATCCAAAGGAAATAATGTAGGTTGGTTAGCAATTAGTGCAGGTTGGGGATTTGCGGTCATGGGTGGTGTGTTTGTTGCAAAATCAGCAGGCTCAATTCAGGCAGATTTAAACCCTGCTGTTACTTTAGCGAAATTTTTATTAGGCGGAATTTATTCTGTATCCGAAATTTTTCCTATCATGTTTGCTCAAATCACAGGATGCTTTCTTGGCGCTATTCTAGTGTGGTTAACTTATTTACCTCACTGGAAAGAAACTGAAGATCCTTCTTTAAAGCTGGCTGTTTTTTCGACAGGCCCCGCGATTCGACATTCTCCCTCAAATTTGATGGCGGAAGTCATTGGTACAACTATTTTAGTCTTTGGAATTGGAGCTATATTTGGAAAAGCTACTAATAATGGTGAAATTTCTCCGGCCATGGGTCCCTATTTAGTTGGTCTTCTTGTCTGGGCCATTGGACTTTCTCTTGGTGGTGCTACGGGTTATGCTATTAATCCTGCGCGTGATTTAGGGCCTCGCATTGCACATGCCTTGTTACCTATTGCAGGTAAAGGAAAATCAGATTGGAAATATTCTTGGATTCCTGTTTTAGGCCCTGTTATGGGTGGAGTTTTAGGCGCTTTTTTGTGTAAAATGTTTCTTTAA